One window from the genome of Epinephelus fuscoguttatus linkage group LG3, E.fuscoguttatus.final_Chr_v1 encodes:
- the snrpb2 gene encoding U2 small nuclear ribonucleoprotein B'', producing the protein MDIRPNHTIYINNINDKVKKEEMKRSLYALFSQFGQIIDIVAMKTMKMRGQAFVVFKELAAATNALRQLQGFPFYNKPMRIQYAKTDSEVIAKVKGTYGDKEKKKDKKKKAQEQPAVSLMKKPAAASAAPVHSAAVQVPDNPPNYILFLNNLPEETNEMMLSMLFNQFPGFKEVRLVPGKHDIAFVEFESDTQAGVAKDALQGFRITATCAMKITYAKK; encoded by the exons ATGGATATCCGGCCAAACCACACAATTTACATCAACAATATAAATGATAAAGTCAAGAAAGAAG AGATGAAGCGTTCGCTCTACGCGCTCTTCTCTCAGTTCGGTCAGATAATTGACATTGTGGCGATGAAGACCATGAAGATGAGAGGACAGGCTTTTGTCGTCTTCAAAGAGCTCGCTGCCGCCACCAACGCACTGAGGCAACTGCAGGGCTTTCCTTTCTACAACAAGCCCATG aGGATACAGTACGCAAAGACCGACTCTGAGGTCATTGCCAAGGTGAAAGGCACGTACGGTGacaaggagaaaaagaaagataagAAGAAGAAAGCTCAGGAGCAGCCGGCAGTTAGCCTAATGAAGAAGCCAGCAGCG GCTTCAGCAGCACCTGTGCACTCCGCTGCAGTACAG GTGCCAGACAACCCACCAAACTACATCCTGTTCCTCAACAACCTGCCTGAAGAGACCAATGAGATGATGCTCTCCATGCTGTTCAACCA GTTTCCTGGATTCAAAGAGGTGCGGCTCGTCCCGGGGAAACACGACATCGCCTTCGTGGAGTTTGAAAGCGACACGCAGGCGGGCGTTGCTAAAGACGCACTGCAGGGCTTCAGAATCACAGCGACCTGCGCCATGAAGATCACCTACGCCAAGAAGTAG